From a single Solanum dulcamara chromosome 4, daSolDulc1.2, whole genome shotgun sequence genomic region:
- the LOC129884384 gene encoding mannan endo-1,4-beta-mannosidase 4-like, with protein sequence MLMNNSFIFILVAILTIFLDEFSNPIRAFSNPNFVYTDGTHFALNGKPFYLNGFNAYWLMYMASDPSTRNKVTTIFQQASKYRMNVARTWAFADGNSRPLQSAPGVYNEQMFQGLDFVIAEAKKYGIYLILGLVNNWEPLGGRKQYVAWAVERGQNLTSDDDFFTNPMVKGFYKNHVKVVLTRVNTINKVAYKDDPTILSWEIINEPRCPSDLSGKTIQNWIIEMAGHFKSIDTNHLLEIGLEGFYGNNKKQYNPNSMNFGTDFISNNQIRGIDFTTIHMYPDQWLPGSSLEAQDKWASQWIQFHIDDSKLLKKPLLIAEFGKSSNTTGYNVEMRDNYFGKIYGNIFNCAKSGGPCGGGLFWQLLDQGMASFGDGYEVVLQESPSTDRVILLQSLRLSKLLY encoded by the exons atgttgATGAATAACTCATTCATCTTTATTTTGGTAGCTATTTTAACAATATTTCTAGATGAATTTAGCAACCCTATTAGAGCTTtttcaaatcctaattttgtttATACAGATGGAACTCATTTTGCATTAAATGGAAAACCATTTTATTTGAATGGATTTAATGCTTATTGGTTAATGTATATGGCTTCTGATCCATCAACAAGAAATAAAGTTACAACTATATTTCAACAAGCTTCTAAGTATAGGATGAATGTTGCTAGAACTTGGGCTTTCGCAGATGGCAATTCTAGACCCTTACAGTCTGCACCTGGTGTTTACAACGAGCAAATGTTTCAG gGATTGGATTTTGTGATAGCAGAAGCCAAAAAATATGGAATTTACTTAATTCTTGGATTGGTTAACAATTGGGAACCTTTAGGAGGAAGGAAACAATATGTAGCATGGGCAGTTGAAAGAGGGCAAAATTTAACAAGTGATGATGACTTCTTCACTAATCCTATGGTCAAAGGGTTCTACAAAAATCATGTCAAG gTTGTGCTTACAAGAGTGAACACAATAAACAAAGTGGCATATAAAGATGATCCAACAATCCTTTCATGGGAAATAATAAATGAGCCTCGTTGCCCATCTGACCTCTCTGGAAAAACAATACAG AATTGGATTATAGAAATGGCAGGACATTTTAAATCAATAGATACTAATCATCTTTTGGAGATTGGACTTGAAGGATTTTATGGGAATAACAAGAAACAATACAACCCTAATTCTATGAATTTTGGGACTGATTTTATCTCCAATAATCAAATTAGGGGAATTGATTTTACCACAATTCATATGTACCCTGATCAATG GTTACCAGGTTCATCTCTAGAGGCCCAAGACAAATGGGCTTCACAATGGATCCAATTCCATATAGATGACTCCAAATTGTTGAAAAAGCCCTTATTAATTGCAGAATTTGGCAAGTCTTCAAATACCACAGGGTACAATGTTGAAATGAGGGAtaattattttggaaaaatatatGGAAACATTTTTAATTGTGCCAAAAGTGGAGGCCCATGTGGTGGTGGGCTTTTTTGGCAATTATTGGATCAAGGAATGGCAAGTTTTGGTGATGGTTATGAAGTGGTCTTGCAAGAAAGCCCATCAACTGATAGAGTCATACTCTTACAATCTCTTAGGCTCTCTAAGCTATTGTATTAA
- the LOC129887677 gene encoding GDP-mannose transporter GONST1-like has protein sequence MKVLNRIDDVENGKLEIKEKSICNNMFITVHNKALLSGIAYCISSCSMILVNKYVLSSYSFNAGISLMLYQNFVSVVVVSILSFFGVISMEPLTLRLIKVWLPVNVIFVGMLITSMFSLKYLNVAMVTVLKNVTNVITAVGEMYIFNKRHDSRVWTALFLMIVSAVAGGITDLSFHATGYTWQIINCFLTASYSLTLRRIMDTAKQVTKSGNLDEFSMVLLNNTLSLPLGLLLVLLFNEVDYLSTTPLLQLPTFWIVTTLSGFLGLAISFTSMWFLHQTSATTYSLVGSLNKIPLSVAGIFLFNVPTSLDNTASIFFGLLAGVFFARAKMQEKSQS, from the exons ATGAAGGTTTTAAACAGAATCGACGATGTGGAAAATGGAAAGTTGGAGATCAAAGAGAAGTCAATATGCAATAATATGTTCATCACTGTACACAACAAGGCGTTGCTATCGGGAATTGCATATTGTATTTCTTCATGTAGCATGATATTAGTTAACAAATACGTCCTTTCGAGCTATAGCTTTAATGCAGGGATATCCTTGATGCTCTATCAG AATTTTGTCTCGGTTGTGGTGGTTTCTATATTGAGCTTCTTTGGTGTAATTTCAATGGAACCACTCACGTTGAGACTGATCAAAGTCTGGTTACCTGTTAATGTTATATTTGTTGGAATGCTTATAACAAGCATGTTCAG TTTGAAGTACCTAAATGTTGCTATGGTCACTGTCCTGAAGAATGTTACTAATGTGATTACTGCTGTTGGTGAAATGTATATATTCAACAAACGCCATGATAGTCGAGTGTGGACTGCTCTTTTTCTAATG ATTGTTTCAGCAGTTGCCGGAGGAATTACAGACCTTTCTTTTCATGCTACTGGTTATACCTGGCAGATAATCAATTGTTTCTTGACAGCATCATATTCT TTGACTCTACGTAGAATCATGGACACTGCTAAGCAAGTGACGAAATCAGGGAACCTAGATGAATTCTCAATGGTTCTGCTAAATAATACCCTTTCACTGCCTTTAGGCCTTCTCCTTGTATTATTGTTCAATGAAGTCGATTATCTCTCCACGAC ACCACTATTACAATTGCCAACATTCTGGATTGTGACAACATTAAGTGGATTTTTGGGCTTAGCTATTAGCTTCACATCAATGTGGTTTCTTCATCAAACAAGTGCAACAACATATAG TCTTGTGGGATCACTAAATAAGATACCTCTCTCTGTTGCTGGTATTTTCCTTTTCAATGTCCCAACTAGTCTTGACAACACTGCCAGTATATTTTTTG GTCTCTTGGCTGGAGTATTTTTCGCCCGAGCAAAGATGCAGGAGAAATCTCAATCCTAA
- the LOC129887678 gene encoding uncharacterized protein LOC129887678, producing the protein MDELEFRRLLERFPIVRFRDYHIDSDTSKRSTSQSIEKEEERQWKEAWSKGHKPETGIQAMHRGGPFWGKVREAAEKKILKENLFAALSVQSGIQYDPTEEVMMAARHIADQRQSSSGAGPSHIPRSSDYASSSIPNRMTCVEEDLDHIRHFQAYQVKHNQAIAEMLRTMALHHGMNMDNFPTCPSYIPPRDKAVLDDDDDDDDGDDDNNDDEDEEDEE; encoded by the exons ATGGACGAGCTAGAATTCCGACGACTTCTCGAACGTTTCCCAATCGTCCGATTTAGAGATTATCAT ATTGATTCAGACACATCAAAAAGATCAACCTCTCAGTCGATAGAGAAAGAAGAG GAAAGGCAATGGAAAGAGGCATGGAGTAAGGGACATAAGCCAGAGACAGGAATTCAAGCAATGCATCGTGGTG GTCCGTTTTGGGGAAAAGTTAGAGAAGCTGCTGAGAAAAAG ATCTTGAAGGAAAATCTTTTTGCAGCATTAAGTGTTCAATCAGGAATCCAATATGATCCTACTGAGGAAGTGATGATGGCTGCACGACACATTGCTGATCAGAGGCAGTCTTCAAGTGGTGCAGGTCCATCTCATATACCCCGCTCTTCAGACTATGCATCATCATCAATACCAAACCGAATGACATGTGTTGAGGAGGATTTGGATCACATACGCCATTTTCAAGCCTATCAGGTGAAGCACAATCAAGCAATTGCTGAAATGCTGCGAACTATGGCACTTCACCATGGAATGAACATGGATAATTTTCCTACTTGTCCGTCATATATTCCCCCAAGGGACAAGGCAGTGCTcgacgatgatgatgatgacgacgACGGTGATGATGATAATAACGATGACGAGGATGAGGAAGATGAGGAGTGA